In Caldisericaceae bacterium, the following proteins share a genomic window:
- a CDS encoding 2-oxoacid:acceptor oxidoreductase family protein: MQKGVVISGFGGQGVMLAGEILAEAGKEDGKFVTFLPSYGPEMRGGTANCHVIVSDEEIASPIIDRPEAAIVLNLPSLDKYEPLMKEDGIMILNKTLIPKEVTRTDIRVLQIDAHDIARKLGSEKVVNMILLGAYVEVEKPVSLESIKKALEKYLTGRKKELLEINIKAVEEGSKIAKEFLGV, translated from the coding sequence ATGCAAAAAGGTGTTGTTATATCTGGCTTTGGTGGTCAAGGCGTAATGCTTGCAGGAGAAATCCTTGCAGAGGCAGGTAAAGAAGATGGGAAATTTGTAACTTTTCTTCCTTCCTATGGACCTGAGATGCGTGGTGGAACTGCAAATTGTCATGTTATTGTATCCGATGAAGAGATTGCATCTCCTATCATTGATAGGCCAGAAGCAGCAATTGTTCTCAATCTTCCTTCCTTAGATAAATATGAACCTCTTATGAAAGAAGATGGAATAATGATTTTGAATAAGACACTCATCCCAAAAGAAGTTACAAGAACGGATATAAGAGTGCTTCAAATCGATGCACATGATATTGCAAGAAAACTTGGCTCAGAAAAGGTTGTTAATATGATTCTTTTAGGTGCGTATGTTGAGGTAGAAAAACCAGTCTCATTAGAATCGATTAAAAAGGCATTAGAAAAATATCTTACCGGAAGAAAAAAAGAACTCCTTGAGATTAACATTAAGGCAGTTGAAGAAGGTAGTAAGATAGCAAAAGAGTTTTTGGGGGTATAG
- a CDS encoding 2-oxoglutarate oxidoreductase, translating to MKLIYKAPDSFAKKQTTYCPGCPHGVAHRIVAELLEELDLVKKAVIVWPVGCSVFGYDFIDTDATVAAHGRACAMATGIKRAHPESFVLTYQGDGDLASIGMTETVHAAARGELITTIFINNGNFGMTGGQMAPTTLVGQVTTTSPYGRKPEVNGFPIHVSEMLATLDGPAYIARASLDSPQHINQAKNFIRKAFKAQILGLGYSLVELVSTCPTNWKMTPVEALERVRREVLPVFPIGEFRVVKGVE from the coding sequence ATGAAATTAATCTATAAAGCACCCGATTCATTTGCTAAGAAGCAAACCACGTACTGTCCGGGATGTCCGCATGGGGTTGCCCATAGAATAGTTGCAGAGTTACTTGAAGAACTTGATTTAGTGAAGAAAGCGGTAATTGTTTGGCCAGTTGGATGTTCTGTTTTTGGATACGATTTTATTGATACAGATGCAACTGTTGCAGCACATGGTAGAGCCTGTGCTATGGCAACTGGAATTAAAAGAGCACACCCTGAGAGTTTTGTTCTTACCTACCAAGGAGACGGAGACCTTGCTTCCATAGGAATGACAGAAACCGTTCATGCTGCAGCAAGAGGCGAACTTATCACGACCATATTTATAAACAACGGCAATTTTGGAATGACTGGTGGGCAGATGGCACCTACAACACTTGTAGGACAGGTTACAACAACATCACCTTATGGAAGAAAACCGGAGGTTAATGGTTTCCCTATTCATGTCTCAGAAATGCTTGCCACTCTTGATGGCCCTGCGTATATTGCAAGAGCTTCTCTTGATTCTCCACAACATATTAACCAGGCAAAAAACTTTATAAGAAAGGCATTTAAGGCGCAAATATTAGGACTTGGGTATTCTCTTGTTGAACTTGTTTCAACTTGCCCAACAAACTGGAAAATGACTCCTGTTGAAGCATTGGAGAGGGTAAGAAGAGAAGTCTTGCCCGTATTTCCAATTGGTGAATTTAGAGTGGTAAAGGGGGTAGAATAA